In Pseudomonadota bacterium, a single genomic region encodes these proteins:
- a CDS encoding histone, which yields MAKAKKGARKKAAGAGRKKATRKKAARKPVARKKGTRKTTTRAAKKGGRKKATRKAGRKKAATTGRKKATKRGAPKKKSTARGRKKKSAESDAASPEPIADAGFLSPTPVGTTPL from the coding sequence ATGGCTAAAGCCAAGAAGGGCGCCCGGAAGAAGGCCGCCGGCGCAGGTAGGAAGAAGGCGACTCGCAAGAAAGCTGCGCGCAAGCCGGTTGCTCGCAAGAAGGGCACCAGGAAGACCACCACCAGGGCCGCTAAGAAGGGAGGCCGCAAGAAGGCCACGCGCAAGGCTGGCCGCAAGAAGGCCGCCACGACGGGCCGCAAGAAGGCCACCAAAAGGGGTGCTCCGAAGAAGAAGAGCACCGCTCGCGGCAGAAAAAAAAAGTCCGCTGAATCGGATGCGGCGTCCCCGGAGCCGATCGCTGACGCGGGCTTCCTGAGTCCCACGCCGGTCGGCACGACGCCCCTGTAG